In Microplitis mediator isolate UGA2020A chromosome 2, iyMicMedi2.1, whole genome shotgun sequence, a single window of DNA contains:
- the LOC130663705 gene encoding prenylcysteine oxidase 1-like gives MFKKSFIFYFTSLVIFSNFIYGKDCTPKIAIIGGGIGGASASHYLSDLLNDNVDIDLFEADKIGGRLATLNINDDEYETGGSIIHSRNKLMRKFVQLLKLEDRAPEQNMIAGIWNGDTFVFEESSYQLISLAKLFYRYGLEPFKLHRLINSILDEFDQIYELQNAGVGFENITSLLAGMNNKFPEMLEISSKDFLLNQGYSSLLIDELVEATLVVNYGQDTDVHSFVGFVSLAGAGYSLWSVKGGNKKVPENLIKMNERVKVIPAVVNKINYAPKDDGSPGYRVYYNTGKSEDAWKNYDVVIIATPLTHDQKMPITFGGFPEDVNFEFPGNYQTTYASFVQGSLNPGYFRLEESIDGILSCDPNKTIVSSLGKLTTVQGVDSNVWKIFSRNPLEINIINKMFQQVQLIKEIKWKAYPKYSTIQSNNNFKLYNSLYHVNAIEWAASAMEMSAIGGRNVAILIYNDYKKKCNISTHESNKKKFENKSTNEL, from the exons atgtttaaaaaaagttttattttttattttacaagtctggtaatatttagtaattttatttatggaaaAGACTGTACTCCAAAGAtag CAATAATTGGAGGAGGAATTGGTGGAGCATCAGCCTCTCACTATCTCTCAGATTTATTAAATGACAATGTagatattgatttatttgaagCTGATAAAATTGGTGGACGACTGGCGACATTGAACATAAACGATGATGAATATGAAACCGGTGGTTCTATTATTCATTCTAGAAATAAATTGATGAGAAAATTTGTCCAGCTCCTTA aacTTGAAGATCGAGCTCCTGAACAAAATATGATTGCTGGTATTTGGAATGGAGATACATTCGTCTTCGAAGAAAGttcttatcaattaatttcattagctaaattattttatagatatGGACTCGAACCATTTAAACTCCACAG gttgataaattcaattctTGATGAGTTTGATCAGATATACGAGCTTCAAAACGCTGGAGTAGGGTTTGAAAATATCACAAGTTTACTGGCTGGGatgaacaataaatttccAGAAATGTTAGAAATTTCGTCAAAAGATTTTCTGTTAAATCAAGGATACTCTTCACTGCTAATTGATGAATTAGTTGAGGCAACGCTGGTAGTTAATTACGGACAGGATACTGACGTTCATAGTTTTGTTGGATTTGTATCACTCGCTGGCGCAGGATATTCTCTTTGGTCTGTAAAAggaggaaataaaaaa gtACCGGAGAATCTTATCAAGATGAATGAGAGAGTAAAAGTCATTCCTGCAgtagtcaataaaataaattatgctCCCAAAGACGATGGATCTCCTGGATATCGCGTCTACTATAACAcag GAAAATCTGAAGACGCATGGAAAAATTATGACGTTGTAATCATAGCAACGCCACTGACCCACGATCAAAAAATGCCGATAACTTTCGGTGGTTTTCCAGAagatgttaattttgaattcccTGGAAATTATCAGACGACTTATGCATCATTTGTCCAGGGCTCACTCAATCCGGGTTATTTTAGACTAGAGGAATCAATAGATGGTATCTTGAGTTGCGATCCCAATAAAACAATTGTCAGCTCGCTTGGAAAATTGACTACCGTTCAAGGTGTTGATTCAAATgtatggaaaatattttctcgAAATCCActggaaataaatattattaataaaatgtttcaACAA GTACAgctaattaaagaaattaaatggAAGGCGTACCCGAAATACTCAACAATAcaatctaataataatttcaagcTCTATAATTCTCTGTACCACGTTAATGCTATTGAATGGGCCGCAAGTGCCATGGAAATGAGTGCTATCGGCGGTAGGAATGttgcaattttaatttacaatgattacaaaaaaaagtgcAATATTTCTACTCACGAatcgaacaaaaaaaaatttgaaaataaatctaCCAATGAATTGTGA